ACAAGAGCAACACAGGCAGTAGATCCTCTAAACTAAACACagttaatacaatacaataaaacccgtacaatacaataaaaacccattaaattgagtgtgtgcgtgtgcgtgtgtgcaggctggcgtgtgtttcagtgttgacATCCCTGGTTTACTTTTAGCCAGAGTTTTACCTTGCtattaaatgttttcagttcagtttgtgtttttagttccgTTGGTAAGTCGTTCCAGAATCGGGTCCCTTTTGTTGAGAAACATGACTGACCGAAAGTGGTTTTGCGCATCTCTGCTGTGCAGTTGCCACCCACTGATCCCCTAGTGGCCACTCTCCTGGTGCACGTTTTTGTCACACTAAGACAGAGTACAGAAGGTGCTATGTTGTTTGCACATCTAAAGATGAGTTTTAGAAAGGAAAACTTAATGAAGCTGTCGAAACTTAAAAGcttgtatttatgtaaaattaAACAGTGATGTGTGGTtattgtagtttagtttattatatgttaCTATATGTtcattatatgttatatgtatatatgttagtactatgttcagagtacttgtacagagtgtatgtcatgtcatgttatgttatgtttgctatgttatgctatggtagttgttgtgtggtgccttgtcctaagaatttcagtgcccagtctgaccctgtgtcattctgtgcatctgacaataaaagacttgtaacttgtaacttgtaacATGAAGCCGAGCCGACTGCACACAGGTACGACACGGAGCCGTCTGCCCGCTGAGAAACGTTACTCGTGAGTGGAGAGGGCATTGCAGCGATacggctcacttcctgtttctgtctTCACTGCCTGCTTCGTCACAGCGAAAATGGTCTGACATCAGTGATATGAGTCaaccccaaatatatatatatatatatgtaaatatatgtgtatatataggtatatatacctatatatatgtatatatatatatgtgtctatatatgtgtgtgtgtatgtatatatatatatacagtatatacatatatatatattgtgactGAGAGTGTGCAAACTAGTTAGTGAAAGGTAATGGATGGCTGAAATATAGCTAACATGTAAAGGACTATAACAAGTTtaatgggtatatatatatatatatataatcttttttattattattattattattgttatacatAGTTCATCGTGTTAAATAACAACCAGTTTAAAATCAGATGAACACACCTGGAACAAGCTACATTttacaaatggtttcataaagAAACGTTGTTTCCACTGGGCAACATGGAAACAACGCTCATTTCCTGTTTCTGCAACTTTGCCGACACATTCGTTTGCATGTTGCGGGCAAATggttgaaaagaaagaagatcagACCTCATGTTGATGAGGCGGGATAACAGATGGCGATGATTGGATCAACTTTGTCGGAGTAGAAGTGAAGAAAGAGGATGCCAAAGCAATTAATGAATCAATTACAGCGTGTTTAAGCCTCACcacgtgtgtgtgctgtgtgtagaCTACCAAGTCTGCACGCAACCAAGAATATGGGCAGGAACTTCTGTCTGTAATACAAATGTACATGTTGAGCCTTTAATGTTCATTTTAAGAGACATTGCTACGAATGCAAATTGTATCAAACTGTAACAACTGAtattaatttccttttttttgtttcacttctGCCACGCCTCCTATTTTTAGCAGCTTATTTTTAGGGCGACACAAGACGCCTCGTGTGATCCGAATATGCCGGTTGATAAATACACACATCCTGCTCAAGCATACAAAGCTGTACCACATTAAAGCCATTCTAAAGGACGGGGTccaacacacagagaggagagaggatgaatgTGTCCAGAATCCAGATCATCCACATTACCGTCTTCAGCCGTTTTGTCCAATTACAGCACGCTGAAGCTTTATTGGCATCAAAGAAACAACGTAGTATGAGAGCCTCAGCAGTGAGAGCAGAGTCGTCTCCTGCATCCTAAGAGCGGCTTCAAAAGTGGCCTTAATGTGGACTGGGGTATACGATGATATTGAAAATATGCATGTTTTAAGTGGGGTAGAACGTAGATGTTGGTTACTTTCGCTTGTGATACTTTTACTGTTGTATTTTCTGCCTTTGGAGCTTTGTTTCTATATCAAATTGCTGATTACTAACAGAAAAATAGTTCTGAAAAAGTTACATTTGACCTCAAATGACCTGCTTCTGTGCCAGCGGTTTCACTGAGCACACGCTATACGCTGCATCCTGTTTATTTTGAAGGTGATACAATCTCAAAAGGAATCTTTTACACCTTGAAAGATGAGAGACGCTGCAGTGTGAGACCTGCAGTAGCCGACAGAACACTGGGAATTAGTAACTGTcttgaatgttatgttttgggCTTCAAAGTGGGGAGCAAGTCTATTTTTTCTCTATAGTGTGTTTCAAAATTAGACGTTTTTGAATGCGTCATTGTTCCTTTTATACGAACAATAAATCACTAACAAAACTTGACAAAAGAGCATGGCAATTTAAGATGAAAGAGTAAATTGGAAAGCAATTACTGTAAAGACAAATGCAGAGTACAAAAGGCATTGATTATACTAGAAAGTAATGGaggactttctctctctcacaaacacacacacacacacacacacatataggacTATATGTACACTAGGTTTGGGGTGTTGGGGAGGGGACTGTGTCTCTAATCTTAGACGTGCAGCTGCAATATCTACAGATAACGTGTATTATGGGTACATGTCAGCTTGTGGTTGCCTGCTGCGGGATATAGGAATACTTTTTGTAACATGTGTGTACCAATATATAGAATGAGAAATAGGCCTATAATCTGTGTCATACGCATCTTTTCTTAAAGCTGGTTTTGCCCAAAGCTGGTGCAAGATAACTGTGTATTGACAAGTGGATGGATCTCAAAGGCCAGAGCAATTATTTTCCATCACAATGTCCTGCTCTCATATCTGTCAGGTTGTGAGTATAGCCTGCAGCCACAGGCCCACATACTGAAGATAGCTCAGCTGCTGATTGAACATTAAAGTTCACTTTCAGACAGTTcaaattattttacttttccatgttttccatTTCTGAAAACAGATGGAGCTTTCTCCTTTTTGGAGATTTCTCCAAACGTGTTTACATCGTCCAAAATACTATATAACTATTAACTCATATTAACTAtgcttacattttttatttattgatccaTAAGTTGTTCAAGAGAACATTATTTGTAAACTATTTTGATAACAGATTAATTATTTCAGTCgattaaaagtaaaaagtttAGCTCATTCTCAGGTTTCAGTAAGAGTTGCTGCTGCTCTTTGTCATATTTGATAATATGAGtatatttgaaaatgtcccCATGGAGCTGAGACGTTTCTCCAAAATAATTAGACATTTCATAGAACAAACAATAAACTGATTAATAGAAGAAATTCTGAATTGTGGCAGGAGGGTAAGTTGCAGCAAATTAACCGAACCACGCTTTAATTACTTTATTCACCAGTTGTAATTCTTATAACTGTTATccaagttcttttttttaaaaagtgtatcATTAATGCCTTGTTATTGAGTCTCAACCCATGGCTCAACACGCCCATCACCTAATGATGACGAacacagtaaaaaacaaacaaaagatgaGCCCACGATACTCACATCCCTTTGCTTCCATACGTATTGTAGAACTCCATGTGGTTACAGGCTTGAATCCAGCCAATGGTCCATGTCTCTTTACTGGCGACTGGCGGCACAAGGACCCGGGCATAAGCTCGGAAGTGGGGTGTCCGGTAGCGCAGGACCACGCTGGATGACTCGTCGATGCTGGTGGGGTTGGGGTCGATGGAGGTGTTCACCTCCAGGACGATGATACTGTCTCGGAAACTCTTGGGCTTACACCTGATACTCTGGATACAGCCCATTGCATTAAATAGCCACACAATCCACAACAACGTCCAGAggtctggagaagaagaaagacgcaTGGAAACAGCAAGAAAATCACACCAGGCGGCTCCACATCATGTTTTCCAGAAAAAAAGCGAACCAGATTAGAAAATGCGTATTCATAGCGACGGtctcataaaaaaataaatttaaaaaagccatGCATCTTTGATGCAAAACTACTTTCAGTAGAAGACAGGCCTAGAAGATCTTCATTTTTGAGCGCATGCTTTCCGGTGCGTAAAAGCAACTTCATCAAACAAGTGCAGCTCCAATAACTTTCCTTTATCCGTGCACTGGTGTTTTCATGCGGTCAAGTTACAAGTCATCGCCTCCTTAATGCGCTTTTATCACATAAGGACTTGACCTTTTGGCGACATGCATCCATTGGAGAGGTGCGCGTAAAAGGCTCTGGTTAATTATGAGCTAAATAATTAACAAAGACTACTAATGTTACATCTTGGCGTCATATTATATGTTGTGTGATTCTTTATCTCATTACCAGTTCAAGGGTTAATGCTCTCTGTCCAGCTGGTGACAAGAGTCATAAtcccaaaaaaatgttgtgCTGGACAGCACGCGGACATTTATCGAGGACAAATGGCAGCTCAGAGGGGACGCTCATATTATGTGGAGCAGCCTTATGTCCATTTAATCCGCAATAGCCTCTCTTCCACGCAATAACAAATAAGTGAAATGTGACTATTCAAGCGCGTTATACTGAACGATTTAATAGATGTGCATTGCATGAATTACGGTCTACTTTGGGCGGACAAAAAcaacatgcaaaaaaaaaagtctaccTATAAAACAGTGCACTGGAAAGTCTCCAGTGTCTGCAGAAGGGAGAAATCCTGGAGAAATTCAGAGTGAACGGCGGCGCGCACAGTTCGTCGGTCCGAGAGGTAATTCCGTTATCTCCTCCACACGCGCTCCGGTCATTACAGCTGCAACATATTCCACTGTCCCGCACGGAGAGAGGTAGCATTTCCACAAGCACTGAAATCTAGTCCAGTTTCCGACGGAGCACCGCAACATCCAAAGGACACCGCCGGGTCAACTTCAGCACCCATTTCACCGGACCCATtctgaagatttaaaaaatctataaaagcAGCCAATAATGCCTCGGAAGAGAACACGCCAGCCGTCACATAGTTGGACCGAGCGGACAGTTGCAGCCCGTCTGTGATGGGATGCAGTTCAGCCCAAATTCCAGCCCAAGCTGTCATTTCTCCGTGCTCGTCCCATCGCTGCCACGGCAGGTTCACCCCGCTCCGTATTGGTCTACTTCAGCCGGGTAGCAGCTTTATAAGTATCTTTGAGGCGACACTTCCGCTCTGAGCTGTaggcatgctgggaaatgtAGGCGCCGAGAGGAGGATAACGTTAGAAATATTTTCACCTCAAACCATCTTCTGGGCTGCGAGCTTCTGTGCGATGTCGAAAAGGATATGTTGTCATTTAACGTATATCCCGTTACACATGCGCGTTGTAGTAATTAGAATAATGTAGTCACATTATCAAAGGCTGTAGTCTTTGTGTAGCAGTGGCATTTTTTATTACTGACTTGATCACATTCGTTTAAATAATTAACGTGggggataaaaaataaaataacacgaACGTGTGCATACTCGTGTATTTTATTTGCCTGCATACTTGTTTATATACATAGTCCTATTAAAATATGGCTAACTGTAATTGCCATCAACATTCATgccaattaagtttattttatttgacttttttaaaAGAGCTTTCAGAGGAAAGCTGGATATTTATGTTatccaaaaaaaaagacaaaaataatcaatgttttattgttttgacaaTTGTGTTTTAATTCTGCGGTGTGATTTGATCTTTCTTAGCTTTTTGTTCAGAAACATTGCAGCACGTTGACaatcctccctctctgtctcaatAAAGTTGACATCAAAACAGGGTGCTCCTGTGTCCTGCTCCTGTCTGTTTAAGCACCTTGGAGAACTCCACAGCAGAGCGCACTGCAGAGGTGGAATCGGGTTTATGCGTAAACTACGTCAAATCCGCACGGAAGTGCCGAGTGCTGCACAGGCTGGGCTGCCTCGTCTTCGCCCTTTGTTGATGATGTCGGCCGACTGTTAACCGTTTCAGGTTTTGCCTGCGTCGCTCTGTGCCGGATCCCCCCTCTGTCCACGCTGCCTGGGTATCAGAGGTGTTATGGAGGTTGCGGGGCAGATTTAGAGCGACGCGCTGTGCTTCATATTCATCATTCGCTTGGTAAGATGACACCGTGTATTGCGTATTTCGTGCACATTTCCGACACCGAGCCTGTTTTGTCAGCAAAGCACGCAGCGGAAGCACCTGTTTGCCGTGTGCTTGTGCCATGCTGAGGCGTAACGAGATGCTCATGTTGTTATTTTATCTCCATGCTGTAGATCGGGTTTCACTGGATTGGCCGAGGCGAGATGCCATTCAAGAGACTCTCCACAGCGGTATAAACAGCATGGCCATCGCACATTCCACTGGGTCTAAATATATCTATTAAGGCCACAGGAGGGGGAGGACTTGTGCAGGGTTTTTATCCTGGGAGCTTCCACTGTCGTGGTCAACTCGCACCACTTGAATCATCTTCCGGAGATTGGCAATCGGTTTGTTGCGCCCAACGGAGGAGAACTTGGCCCCATCCAAAACATGCCCTCGAGTTACAATGTGAGATCGAGGGCGCGGGAGAGAAACAACGTCCTGACTAGACCCGAGTTCGTATCCCTGAACCAGCCTCTCCGCGGCGGGAGCGGCGGTGGAGTCGGCGGCCCCTCGGAGAGCCGAGGCGGCGCGAGGCGACCAGGTCCAATCAAGCACCAAACGAGCGTGCCGAGTGAAGAACCCGCCGACAATGGCAACAAGGACAAGAAAGAGCCGGGCAAAATGCCAGAGGAAGACTGTATGCTGCTGAACCCTTCATTCAAGGGAATAGCGATGAACTCCCTCTTCGCCATTGACATCTGCATGTCCAAGCGCATGGGGGTGTGCGCCAACACGTCCTCCTCCTGGGGAGGCTGCCGCTCCATGGTGGCCCTGTTAGCGCTCACGGGCCACGGCATCACGTGGATCATTGGCACTATTGTGTGTCTCGCGAGGAGTAACACTCTGGCAGGGCAAGAGGTGCTGGTCAACCTGCTGCTTGGTAAATGCCACACCACACTCACCATCTAATCTCTCAGAAACTTCTGTAGGAGTTTGGTACCCAGAATGCACCGCGCAGGAGGAGCAAGTCACTATAATGACGTGCGTTCACAATCGTCTTTCCCTTCTCTTGTAAAGGTTGGCTGGTGAAATCAGCCAGCTGTGTTATTCTCCACTCTGTTGTCACTGCATACAATGCTCCTGCCATACAATCACATACATTTTTAATGAGGGTTTAAGTTGTCTTTTCTATGTTTGATACATCTTTTGTACATACCTCATTGATCATGGGATGCTAAACTGGTCTCCACAACATGACCACCTAAAGATTGTATTTATGGCTGATTTATTAGTGCTCTATAAAGTATTGATGAATTATTTATGTACCGTTATAAAGCCTTTATAGAGCAAACTTTAAATATAAGGTATGGCTTGTTAGAAAGTGGTACCAGTTTGTGTTTTAAAACTGATAAACGTAATGATACCAAATGGTCCTTAATCCTTAATCTTTGTTCTGATTGACACATTACAAACATTGTACTAAGTGTCCCCCAGCAACTGAGAAAAGAGGAAAATCAGCAAATTCAGActtaagaagaaaaagagagaatgtCCACATGTGTCACTTTTGTTTCGTAAAGTCAATATAATGTATTGAAGGGAGGGTTTTTATAATGTGTTTTTCATGGTGTTGATGCACATTCTTATTATGCGTTACACCTTACCATTATGTAATGTAACAAAAGATGCAATTCATAAAGTACTGACTCCAAAtcataaatatatctaaagGTAGTATTTTCTGCAGAGTTGCATCCGATTGCagacaagtgcacacacacacacacacacacacacacacacacacacacacacacacacagattaatgACAAAAGAGCAGTACAAATCTCCTGGCTGTGGCTACATTAAGCTCTGATTGGAAGCCAGTAAATCTCTGGATGTAGGACACTGCTGCGTTGTGTTTGGGACAGCCCCGAATGCTTGTTGAGTATTTGTCAGTACAAGATAATTTATAGTCTATTGAGGTCTGTCAGGAgaaaatttcaattcaattcaattcaattcagtttattttgtacagcccaatatcacaaattacaaatttgcctcagagggctttacaatctgtacacataatcTACAAACATGCTAAACAGTGGGGCATAATTGATATTTAACCGAATAACATTCTGTCTTGCTTTCACCCAACAGGAAAGTAATCAGCTCAGACTAGACTGTCAGATTTGGTTTAATTCAGTGTACTGCCATCAGCATATAAACTGTGCAGTGCAGAAATATTTCACATgcagtgttttcttcttcttcttctcctcctcctcctcctcctcctccttctacttcttcttcttcttcttctttatcttcttcttcttctctgtatcTCAGTTActcccaatatatatatacatatatatatatatatatgt
The window above is part of the Pseudoliparis swirei isolate HS2019 ecotype Mariana Trench chromosome 15, NWPU_hadal_v1, whole genome shotgun sequence genome. Proteins encoded here:
- the LOC130205767 gene encoding inactive phospholipid phosphatase 7; its protein translation is MPSSYNVRSRARERNNVLTRPEFVSLNQPLRGGSGGGVGGPSESRGGARRPGPIKHQTSVPSEEPADNGNKDKKEPGKMPEEDCMLLNPSFKGIAMNSLFAIDICMSKRMGVCANTSSSWGGCRSMVALLALTGHGITWIIGTIVCLARSNTLAGQEVLVNLLLALILDILTVAGLQRLVKRRGPWEETPGLMDSIAMDIYSFPAAHASRAAMVSKFLLSHLVLAVPLRILLVLWALLVGMSRVLLGKHHLTDMVCGFALGLLHFSLMESVWLTSNTCQNLISISMLSWSPFF